The following proteins are co-located in the Macaca thibetana thibetana isolate TM-01 chromosome 6, ASM2454274v1, whole genome shotgun sequence genome:
- the IRF1 gene encoding interferon regulatory factor 1, whose translation MPITRMRMRPWLEMQINSNQIPGLIWINKEEMIFQIPWKHAAKHGWDINKDACLFRSWAIHTGRYKAGEKEPDPKTWKANFRCAMNSLPDIEEVKDQSRNKGSSAVRVYRMLPPLTKNQRKERKSKSSRDAKSKAKRKSCGDSSPDTFSDGLSSSTLPDDHSSYTAPGYMQDLEVERALTPALSPCAVSSTLPDWHIPVEVVPDSTSDLYNFQVSPMPSTSEAATDEDEEGKLPEDIMKLLEQSEWQPTNVDGKGYLLNEPGVQPTSVYGDFSCKEEPEIDSPGGDIGLSLQRVFTDLKNMDATWLDSLLTPVRLPSIQAIPCAP comes from the exons ATGCCCATCACTCGGATGCGCATGAGACCCTGGCTAGAGATGCAGATTAATTCCAACCAAATCCCGGGGCTCATCTGGATTAATAAA GAGGAGATGATCTTCCAGATCCCATGGAAGCATGCTGCCAAGCATGGCTGGGACATCAACAAGGATGCCTGTTTGTTCCGGAGCTGGGCCATTCACACAG GCCGATACAAAGCAGGGGAAAAGGAACCAGATCCCAAGACGTGGAAGGCCAACTTTCGCTGTGCCATGAACTCCCTGCCAGATATTGAGGAGGTGAAGGACCAGAGCAGGAACAAGGGCAGCTCAGCTGTGCGAGTGTACAGGATGCTTCCACCTCTCACCAAGAACCAGAGAAAAG AAAGAAAGTCGAAGTCCAGCCGAGATGCTAAGAGCAAGGCCAAGAGGAAG TCATGTGGGGATTCCAGCCCTGATACCTTCTCTGATGGACTCAGCAGCTCCACTCTGCCTGATGACCACAGCAGCTACACAGCTCCGGGCTACATGCAGGACTTGGAGGTGGAGCGGGCCCTGACTCCAG CACTGTCGCCGTGTGCTGTCAGCAGCACTCTCCCCGACTGGCACATCCCAGTGGAAGTTGTGCCGGACAGCACCAGTGATCTGTACAACTTCCAGGTGTCACCCATGCCCTCCACCTCTGAAG CTGCAACAGATGAGGATGAGGAAGGGAAATTACCTGAGGATATCATGAAG CTCTTGGAGCAGTCGGAGTGGCAGCCAACAAACGTGGACGGGAAGGGGTACCTACTCAATGAACCTGGAGTCCAGCCCACCTCTGTCTATGGAGACTTTAGCTGTAAGGAGGAGCCAGAAATTGACAGCCCAGGGG GTGATATTGGGCTGAGTCTACAGCGCGTCTTCACAGATCTGAAGAACATGGATGCCACCTGGCTGGACAGCCTGCTGACCCCAGTCCGGTTGCCCTCCATCCAGGCCATTCCCTGTGCACCGTAG